A single window of Sphingobium sp. SCG-1 DNA harbors:
- a CDS encoding M81 family metallopeptidase, whose protein sequence is MTQTKTRQVGRGPIRIFVACLAHETNSFSPIPTSLTSFEADCAYVPPAKIGRDAAMSFQGYGDAIAAISSAGDEVVEGPCFWTQPSGPVSRSVFEDMRNHILRGLERAGQIDAVFLVLHGAMMAPGVDDCEADILRHIRALLGDDVPIGAVLDLHGNVGAEMVATGTLLVGVKEYPHVDYRARVEELHAMLRDSVVRNASFVVSLRSIPVLSLQGTTEGPMKDLVRRLVDIEQQPGIRSVTLMHGFPWCDSEQTGAAALIITEGLPEGPANMLLDEIAERYTSIVTDAPVNRLTVEDALAEAMEIPQGRGPVIIADSSDNSGGGAASDSTFLLRTLLQTDCGPAALGMIWDPQAVRIAADAGVGARLTIRIGGKVGPLSGDPLDVDGEVISVRADVRQRFFSKIPNTPIGLAAVIRVDKVFIVLNSIRQQVFAPECFTEMGVNLSAMGIVVVKSTQHFRACFDPIARATLYCNAPGSLDMDLMQMPYRKLRLSRLGSAYAIDRPVVRLRHEQSSTE, encoded by the coding sequence ATGACACAGACTAAGACTCGCCAAGTAGGCCGCGGCCCTATTCGAATTTTTGTCGCATGTCTGGCGCATGAGACGAATAGCTTTTCCCCGATACCGACGAGCTTGACCAGTTTCGAAGCTGACTGTGCATACGTGCCGCCGGCAAAAATTGGGCGTGACGCGGCAATGTCGTTTCAAGGCTATGGAGACGCGATTGCAGCGATCAGCTCCGCGGGTGACGAGGTTGTCGAAGGTCCGTGCTTCTGGACCCAGCCCTCGGGACCGGTATCTAGGTCGGTTTTCGAGGATATGCGCAATCACATTCTTCGCGGTCTAGAACGCGCTGGGCAAATCGACGCAGTGTTTCTGGTCCTTCATGGCGCGATGATGGCCCCAGGGGTCGACGACTGCGAGGCTGACATTCTGCGCCATATTCGAGCGCTGCTTGGCGATGATGTGCCTATCGGCGCTGTGCTCGACCTTCACGGCAACGTCGGGGCTGAAATGGTCGCCACTGGGACGCTGCTCGTGGGCGTGAAAGAGTATCCTCATGTCGACTACCGCGCGCGTGTGGAGGAACTTCACGCCATGTTGCGTGACTCCGTTGTTAGAAATGCCAGCTTCGTCGTTTCGCTTCGTTCGATTCCCGTTCTCAGTCTCCAAGGTACGACCGAAGGGCCAATGAAGGATCTCGTACGTCGACTCGTAGATATCGAACAGCAGCCGGGAATCAGGTCGGTAACTCTGATGCATGGTTTTCCTTGGTGCGACAGCGAGCAAACGGGAGCGGCAGCGCTCATTATAACCGAAGGATTACCTGAAGGTCCGGCCAACATGCTGCTCGACGAGATCGCTGAACGCTACACGTCGATCGTAACCGACGCTCCGGTCAATCGGCTGACAGTAGAAGACGCTTTGGCCGAGGCGATGGAAATTCCGCAAGGTCGCGGGCCAGTGATTATCGCCGACAGTTCTGACAATTCCGGCGGTGGCGCCGCCTCTGACAGCACGTTTTTGCTTCGGACTTTGCTCCAAACGGATTGCGGTCCGGCGGCGCTAGGCATGATATGGGATCCACAGGCCGTGCGGATTGCTGCTGATGCGGGCGTTGGTGCCAGACTTACGATACGGATCGGGGGAAAGGTCGGCCCCCTTTCTGGAGATCCGCTTGATGTGGACGGAGAAGTCATATCGGTAAGGGCTGATGTAAGGCAGCGTTTCTTCAGCAAAATTCCTAACACTCCAATCGGCCTAGCCGCAGTTATACGTGTTGATAAGGTTTTTATAGTACTGAATTCTATTCGACAACAGGTTTTTGCGCCAGAGTGTTTTACCGAGATGGGTGTCAATCTCTCGGCGATGGGCATTGTTGTCGTCAAGTCTACACAGCACTTCAGGGCCTGTTTCGATCCAATCGCGCGCGCGACACTATACTGTAACGCGCCGGGGTCTTTGGACATGGATCTGATGCAAATGCCATATCGCAAACTTCGGCTTTCAAGACTTGGCTCCGCCTACGCAATCGACCGGCCTGTGGTCCGCCTGAGGCACGAGCAGTCGTCGACAGAGTAA
- a CDS encoding helix-turn-helix domain-containing protein: MIETLSHMEIKLELVYMVKKGNFRDFASAGFTGDANDRETLPQVEISTMPKPLNDEQPKRSGKPKPTPSQARIGRAIRHRRVEVGLSLAALAKQLGVALSTLSKLENGLVAITFERLEAISRFLQCEMADLISDEGGTSETNRAAPADIDVKSPFGNRRSITRAGEGKVMDSGLYTLTFLSTEILNRACQPAIAEVSLDNIAEYGPFTRHAGEEFNFVISGTLEFHSEVYAPVRLEKGDSIYFDAEMGHAHIKAGDQPCHVLAVFIPRSHQPPPVDDARFEH; the protein is encoded by the coding sequence ATGATTGAAACCCTTTCTCACATGGAAATCAAGCTCGAACTAGTGTATATGGTGAAGAAGGGGAATTTTCGCGATTTCGCTTCCGCTGGGTTCACCGGCGATGCTAATGATAGAGAAACTTTGCCGCAGGTCGAAATCAGCACGATGCCCAAACCGCTCAACGACGAACAACCGAAGCGCTCAGGGAAACCCAAGCCCACACCATCGCAAGCGCGGATTGGCCGCGCTATCCGTCATCGGCGCGTCGAGGTCGGCCTGTCGCTAGCAGCGCTCGCAAAGCAACTTGGCGTAGCTTTATCGACGCTTTCTAAGCTTGAGAACGGCTTGGTCGCGATTACATTCGAGCGTCTCGAAGCGATATCCCGCTTTCTCCAATGCGAAATGGCCGATCTCATATCGGACGAGGGGGGAACGTCCGAGACAAATCGTGCGGCCCCTGCGGACATCGACGTCAAAAGCCCATTTGGTAATCGTCGCAGCATCACAAGGGCCGGGGAGGGTAAGGTCATGGATAGTGGCTTGTATACGCTCACGTTTTTATCAACAGAGATTCTCAATCGCGCCTGCCAGCCCGCGATCGCGGAGGTCTCGTTAGACAATATAGCAGAATATGGACCCTTTACGCGGCATGCGGGCGAGGAGTTTAATTTCGTAATATCAGGCACATTGGAGTTTCATAGCGAGGTGTACGCACCTGTGCGCCTTGAGAAGGGTGACAGCATCTATTTTGACGCCGAAATGGGCCATGCCCACATCAAGGCCGGGGATCAGCCTTGCCATGTCTTGGCGGTCTTCATCCCACGGTCGCATCAGCCGCCACCCGTGGACGACGCGCGCTTCGAGCATTAG
- a CDS encoding spinster family MFS transporter, which produces MKDLNNQKRGSNAIMRLPQGALPWEAFSPRQRYSFLAMLFLISVVSYADRQLLPVVLGKIKLEFGLSDGMLGAIGGAPFALCYAVSTLPFARAADRGNRKAWLLVSFAFWTVATMACGFVPTLLLLFIARMGVGLGEGGAMPISHSLIANYFPPDVRGRAFAIFTAASTIGTALALIGGGWLAQHYGWRTAFLWMGALSIPIGMLAFGVLREPPRDNTYRSENNTRPRLIADLSALSTKPSFLLILSGFILYSLFGYGPITFIPTYLVRDLHVDIATAGAQYGAASAIGTLVGAVVGGVLTDKLFRRDPRWLVWLPAAGFAVSLPLAVITFSATTLVDFIVWVAILQAVLFATLPALFAAVQHVCGPSRRATATAVLLALLNAVGMTVGPLATGWLSDAFSAAAYPQSLRLALLVMSWMLAPAALLIALAGRSFMRDVE; this is translated from the coding sequence ATGAAGGATTTGAACAACCAGAAACGCGGTTCTAACGCTATAATGCGGCTACCTCAGGGGGCGCTGCCTTGGGAGGCGTTCAGCCCGCGCCAACGTTATTCCTTCCTTGCCATGCTATTTCTTATTTCGGTTGTCAGCTATGCCGACCGGCAGCTTCTGCCGGTGGTGCTCGGAAAAATAAAACTCGAGTTTGGCTTGTCGGATGGGATGCTCGGAGCCATCGGCGGCGCTCCTTTTGCTCTGTGCTACGCAGTGTCGACGCTGCCATTTGCGCGCGCAGCTGACCGGGGCAACCGCAAAGCATGGCTGCTGGTCTCCTTTGCGTTTTGGACTGTCGCGACGATGGCGTGCGGCTTTGTTCCTACCCTCCTCCTGTTGTTTATTGCGCGCATGGGCGTGGGCCTTGGAGAGGGTGGTGCGATGCCAATTAGCCATTCGCTCATCGCAAATTATTTTCCACCGGACGTGCGTGGCAGGGCTTTCGCAATCTTCACGGCGGCGTCCACGATAGGAACGGCATTAGCCTTGATCGGGGGCGGGTGGCTTGCTCAACACTATGGTTGGCGTACCGCATTCCTTTGGATGGGCGCCTTGTCGATACCGATTGGAATGCTTGCGTTTGGGGTGCTGCGGGAACCTCCGCGCGATAATACTTATCGATCAGAGAATAACACTCGCCCGAGGCTCATTGCGGACCTTTCGGCATTATCGACCAAGCCAAGCTTTCTTTTAATCCTTTCCGGTTTTATTCTCTACTCCCTATTCGGGTACGGCCCCATCACTTTTATTCCGACCTATCTAGTGCGTGACCTGCACGTCGATATAGCCACTGCTGGCGCCCAATATGGTGCTGCAAGCGCTATAGGAACGCTGGTCGGGGCGGTGGTTGGCGGAGTTCTTACGGATAAGCTCTTTCGAAGAGATCCTCGTTGGCTCGTCTGGCTACCGGCCGCTGGTTTTGCGGTATCGCTCCCCCTGGCGGTCATCACGTTCAGTGCCACCACACTCGTCGATTTCATCGTTTGGGTCGCTATTCTCCAAGCGGTATTGTTTGCGACCCTGCCGGCCTTGTTCGCCGCCGTCCAACACGTCTGCGGGCCCAGTCGCCGTGCCACGGCAACCGCCGTCTTGCTGGCGCTGCTGAACGCTGTCGGAATGACGGTTGGGCCGCTTGCTACGGGATGGCTCAGCGACGCCTTCTCAGCCGCAGCCTATCCACAATCGCTTCGCCTAGCTTTGCTAGTGATGTCGTGGATGTTGGCGCCTGCCGCCCTCCTCATCGCACTCGCCGGACGAAGCTTCATGAGAGACGTCGAATAG
- a CDS encoding alpha-hydroxy acid oxidase, translated as MPNGIAAARNIADLQLLARKALPGPVWNYLEGGADDEVTKRRNTAIFDDVLLTPEILTDVSNIDTRISMLNIDFGFPVIMSPTGMSQLFHPSGEMAVARAAADHAVPYALSTMATTTIEEVAQIGGRRFFQLYCFKDRRLTSELLDRAKASGYDGIILTADTPVSGNRERDLVSGMSVPMKFPLKSLIDFSLHPKWSLPMLFGKRVALANMTGGHWGTGSAAGVIAMVNGQMDRSITWKDLDWLRATWNGSLILKGVSAPIDAVEAAKIGCDGLMISNHGGRQLDGAVTPLEQLPHIRDAVGDAVVLILDGGVRRGTHILKALALGADACAIGRPYIFGLAAGGPAGVHRALQILRTEFERGMALLGVRCVADIRSRHVRWSGQQAATDFAVRLERNAWPNRPETSDNGPWTAVGRSAFSPGKAV; from the coding sequence GTGCCCAACGGGATTGCGGCGGCGCGGAATATTGCAGACCTCCAGCTGTTGGCCCGGAAGGCGCTGCCGGGGCCGGTGTGGAACTATCTTGAGGGAGGAGCGGACGATGAGGTGACGAAGCGGCGCAACACGGCGATCTTCGATGATGTGCTGCTGACGCCAGAAATCCTGACCGACGTGAGCAATATTGACACCCGCATATCAATGCTCAACATCGATTTCGGGTTTCCTGTCATAATGTCGCCGACGGGCATGTCGCAGCTCTTCCACCCAAGTGGCGAAATGGCGGTCGCTCGGGCGGCCGCAGACCATGCGGTACCTTATGCATTATCGACAATGGCAACGACGACGATCGAGGAGGTAGCACAGATCGGCGGGCGGCGATTTTTCCAGCTTTATTGCTTCAAGGATCGGCGACTGACTTCCGAGTTGCTCGATCGAGCGAAGGCGAGCGGATATGACGGCATCATCCTCACGGCGGACACGCCCGTATCTGGCAACCGAGAGCGAGACCTCGTATCCGGCATGAGCGTACCCATGAAGTTTCCTTTGAAAAGTCTTATCGACTTCTCGCTTCATCCCAAATGGTCGCTCCCAATGCTTTTTGGAAAACGCGTCGCACTGGCCAATATGACCGGTGGTCATTGGGGCACCGGCAGTGCTGCGGGGGTGATCGCAATGGTCAACGGGCAAATGGATAGATCCATAACCTGGAAGGATTTAGACTGGCTTAGGGCGACGTGGAATGGTTCCCTTATTTTGAAAGGCGTCAGCGCACCGATCGACGCTGTTGAAGCGGCAAAAATTGGGTGCGATGGCCTGATGATTTCAAACCACGGCGGCCGCCAACTGGACGGCGCCGTTACCCCGCTTGAACAATTACCCCACATTCGCGACGCTGTCGGCGACGCCGTAGTGTTGATCCTGGACGGCGGCGTACGCCGGGGAACTCACATCCTGAAGGCACTCGCGCTCGGCGCCGACGCCTGCGCCATCGGTCGTCCGTACATATTTGGTCTTGCGGCTGGAGGCCCTGCTGGCGTCCATCGAGCGCTGCAGATCTTGCGCACCGAATTCGAGCGCGGAATGGCGCTCCTCGGCGTGCGCTGCGTCGCTGACATACGTTCCCGTCACGTGCGGTGGTCAGGCCAGCAGGCGGCCACCGATTTTGCTGTCCGCCTCGAGCGTAACGCATGGCCAAACCGACCCGAGACATCCGACAATGGACCGTGGACGGCTGTCGGTCGCTCGGCGTTCTCGCCTGGGAAAGCAGTATGA